DNA from Agathobaculum sp. NTUH-O15-33:
TTTTGCCTGCGCACGGCGGACATTTCGCATACCGCCAAACGGCGCACGCCGTACAGCTTCATCGCGCGGATAAAGGTCAGGCCGATCGGCCCCATGCCGAAAATGGCCACGGTGTCCGCCGGGGTGGGGTTCAGCTTGCGCATGGCGTTCATCACGCAGGCAAGCGGTTCGGTCATCGCGGCGAGATAGGAGGGGATGGCCTCCGGCATATCCATCAGCTGCGCTTCGGGAACGACGCAGTACTGGGCAAAGCCGCCGTTTCGCTGCTGGCCGAAGATAACCGCGTTCGGGCACAGGTTGTCCATGCCGGTGGTGCAGTAGGCGCAGGTATGGCATTTCATGATGTTATCGACCACGACCTTGCCGCCGGGGCGAAAGCGCGTGACCGCGCTCCCGGTCTCTTCCACGAAGCCGAAAAATTCATGGCCCAGTATCACGCCGGGATCGGCGTGCTGTCCGGGCGGCACGTGCAGTACATGCAGGTCGGACCCGCAAATGCTGGCCGCGCCCACGCGGATGAGTACGTCGTCCGGCTTTGTCACCCGTGGTTTTTCCACGGTTTTCACGTTCAGTACGCCGTTGCCTTCAAATACGGCGGCAAGCATGGTGGACATAGAAAAGACACCTCCTAAACGGTATGCACGGGTAAGATTACCCCTTTTTCTTATTTTTCATGGTATCCAGAAACACGGCGAGAATGATGATGCCGCCGGTCACGAGCTTTTGATAATAGGGGGAAACGTTGTTGATCGTCAGCCCGTTTTTCAGCACGTACAGCAAAACCGCACCGATGCTGGTTTTCAGCACGCTGCCCGAGCCGCCCGTCATCATCGTACCGCCGATCACGACCGCCGCGATGGTCTCCATTTCATAGTTTTCACCGGCGGAGGGGGAAGCGAAGTTCAGGCGCGAGGTCATCAGCAGGCCGCCGACGCCGGCGAGCAGGCCGCAGAGCACGTAGGCGATCATTTCGTATTTCGAGGTGCTGATGCCGGATAGGCGCACGGCTTCCCGGTTGCCGCCGATCGAATAAATATAGCGGCCGGTTTTGGTCTTGACGGAGAAAATCCAGAACAGGATGTAAAGGGCGACGGTCAGCAGCAGCAGAAACGAGACGCCGCCCAGCTTCGCGGTGCCCATCCAGTCGAACCCGGTGGGGAATTCGGAAAAGGGCATGCCCTGCGAGATGATCAGGGATATGCCGTAGCAGATGCCCTGCGTGCCCAGCGTGGTGATAAAGGCCGGGATACGGATGTAGCCGATCAAGTAGCCGTTCACCACGCCGACCAACACGCCGCACGCAATGCCGATCAGCGCCAGACCGGGAATGCCGACGCCGCGCGTGGCGAACACGCCGATCAGGATGCCCGCCGTGCCCATCAGACGGCCGACGGAAATATCGATGCCGCCGGTCAGAATGACGAGCGTCTGGCCGATCGCCACGATGCCGATGACCGAGGCTTGAATCAGAATGTTTTGAATATTGCCAAGGGAAAAGAAGTCCGGATTGAGAAAGGCGAACACAATGCAAATGATGACAAACGCAATGTAAATGCCGTAGCTGAGCACCATATTGGAAAGGGAAACCTTGCTTTTAGCCATTTAATTCACCCCAAACGAATAGTTCAAAATCGTATCCTTGGTCAGCTTGCGCACATCGGTCAGTTCGGCGCATTTCTTGCCGTCCTTCAAAACGATCACGCGGTCGGCCGCGCGGAGGATCTCGTCAATATCGGAGGAGATCATGATGATCGCCTTGCCCGACGCCGCGAGATCGAACATGATGCGGTAGATTTCTTCCTTCGCGCCCACGTCGATGCCGCGCGTCGGCTCGTCGAAAATCAGGATCTCGGCGTCGCGCAGCAGCCACTTGGCAATGACGACCTTTTGCTGGTTGCCGCCCGACAGATTCATGGCGAGCGCGTTTTCGCCCGGCGTGCGGATACGCAGCTTTTCGATATACTCACGGGCGATCCGGCTTTCCTTTTGCTGATCGATCAGGCAGCCCGAACGCACCTTGTCCATGGTTGGCAGAGAAATGTTGTCCGCGATCGAGCGGATCAGAACGAGCCCTTCGCCGCGCCGGTCTTCGCTGAGGTAGGCGATCCCGTTTTTTACGGTTTCTGTGTAATTTTTGACCGGAAGCGGTTTTCCGTGCAGGGTGATCTGGCGCGGGCCAAGGTTATCGATGCCGCAGAGCGAGCGGGCCAGTTCGGTTTTGCCCGCGCC
Protein-coding regions in this window:
- a CDS encoding alcohol dehydrogenase catalytic domain-containing protein, translating into MSTMLAAVFEGNGVLNVKTVEKPRVTKPDDVLIRVGAASICGSDLHVLHVPPGQHADPGVILGHEFFGFVEETGSAVTRFRPGGKVVVDNIMKCHTCAYCTTGMDNLCPNAVIFGQQRNGGFAQYCVVPEAQLMDMPEAIPSYLAAMTEPLACVMNAMRKLNPTPADTVAIFGMGPIGLTFIRAMKLYGVRRLAVCEMSAVRRQKALECGADLAIDPAREDVQAILLREWGETCDIVVDAVGVGPVFGQAVGLLKCGGRLLIFGQNANAVSQVPPAVIVRNELTVMGSYCAHNTFPLAIKLLEKSRAGA
- a CDS encoding ABC transporter permease — its product is MAKSKVSLSNMVLSYGIYIAFVIICIVFAFLNPDFFSLGNIQNILIQASVIGIVAIGQTLVILTGGIDISVGRLMGTAGILIGVFATRGVGIPGLALIGIACGVLVGVVNGYLIGYIRIPAFITTLGTQGICYGISLIISQGMPFSEFPTGFDWMGTAKLGGVSFLLLLTVALYILFWIFSVKTKTGRYIYSIGGNREAVRLSGISTSKYEMIAYVLCGLLAGVGGLLMTSRLNFASPSAGENYEMETIAAVVIGGTMMTGGSGSVLKTSIGAVLLYVLKNGLTINNVSPYYQKLVTGGIIILAVFLDTMKNKKKG